AATTGCAGAGAAAGAATACAGAAAGattatagaagatgaagaaagagagaatggcgGTTTCTGCTATTGAATGGTTATTTAGTTACAAAGCTAGAAATTTTCAAAAAGCTCACCTCACTTCTTAAAGCATCTGAGGCAGTTTTCCGTTCTACAGGATCAATTGCAAGAAGATTATCAACAAGGGGTAGAGCAGATGGCGGAAAACCTTTGAATGTCTCTCTTATGCATCTCTTGTAAGGCTCTCGAGGTTTAAACAACGTAGCATTGGGCAACTTTGACCTCTTCCAGTATTCATCAGATGGTGAACCACATAGTTTGTATATCTTATGCAGTTGCTCAACCTATGCAAGTAAGGAATTAGAAAAATCAGTTGTGATTTCAAAGAACTTATTTATAGTATAGGAATTTAAAATTCTTAGACTATGCATGAGATAGAATATAATTAAACATTCAATCTAGTATACAAGTAAACATACAATCTAGTATGCAACTTAAAAAGGAAAATATAGTAGTAAAATTATAATGATTgcatacaatttttttatattttttggaaTCAATTGGGTGTATATTGTGGACAGCACAATTTGGTAATTATTGAGATATCTAAGTTAGGAAAAGGCCAACAAAATGAGATATGTAAGATGTTTGTCACCTCTGTACGACCAGGCATAATTGGTTTCCCAGCCAATAACTCTCCTAAAATGCATCCGGCGCTCCAAAGGTCTACGCCGACACCATAACTTGTAGCACCAAGAAGCAACTCTGGAGGCCGATACCAAAGTGTAACTACACGACTAGTCATGGGATGCCTATGGTTTGGATCAAAAAAGGATGCCAACCCAAAGTCAGCAATCTTTAGTACTCCTTCATTATCAACAAGAAGATTTGATCCTTTAATATCACGGTGAAGTACATGTCGGTTATGACAATGCTCAAGTCCCGATAGCAGCTGATTCATGTAACATTTTATCTGCAATCGAAGGCGCAATTTTCTGGAAACATCAAATTCTACTGCTTGAAAAGAAAGTGTACCAAATACCAAAGAAAAATAACAAGCAATTATGAAATCATCTAGTCAAACCTGGTCTAACCTGAGGCTCTGTAAACCTGATTTCCGGGCTTGCAGCAAGTCCAGCTAAATCATGCTCCAtgtaatcaaacaccaaatacAAACTACAAGTCATCCTTGATGTAACTAAACCATGCAGCTTAATAACATTTGGATGATCCAACCTTCGCAGAATAAGAATCTCTCTAGCCATGAACTTAACGCTCTCAGGTTCCAAATTGTCAAAACGAACCTTCTTGAGAGCAACAATTTTCCCAGTCACTGAGTCTTTAGCTTTGTACACATTACTATAAGTTCCTTGCCCAATCTAAAGTAAAAGCAACATTAAGAGACAAGAATCATATTCAAAACTTAAATGCAAGATTCTACACTACAAAAGTTCCTCTAAGGCTCAAACTcaagaacaacaacgacaacaaaaaAGCCTTATCTCACTAAGTGGAGTCGACTACATGAATCAACTtttgccataatgttctatccagtaccatgtttctatccaaatcattaactctgagatctttcttaataacttttcGTATGgtttttctaggtcttcctctacCTCTAATTGTTTGACTCCTCTCCATCTAATCTACTCTCCTTACTATAAAATTTACAAGTCTTCTCTCTATATGCCCAAATCACCTAAGTGTATTTTCtacctatgaagcacggacaccggAAACATGACACCAACAGTGACAGTCGACACTAGTAATAatatgaaaaaattgaaaaaattaaacataatcatAAGTGTCGGTGTTAGTTTCTGACACGGATTCTGACACAGACACGCCTTTTTTTCCAGAGGTGTCAGTGTTACGTAGTTTTCTACTACATCAACACTCTCTCTAAACGCAAATTCTGGACACAAAAATGCAGGAATTCAACTCTAGCTAATTCTACAACAAATTACAAACAGATCAATAATCCATGATTCATAATGAATTTTACTTTTAACACCACATTTCCACATCTTAATGATCCACACTAACGAACTGCAATTCAAATCACATTCCAGATAAAGCATGATCCATAAATCAAgtatagaaaaaataataataataccaaaACAGAAAAGCACCTTATCAATTTTCTCAAAGGTATCCGCCTTTCGCGGAATCCATCCACTAAGAGCTTCCCCACAGACAGCAGTAAGCCAAGGCGGCCATCCAGCAGCAACCTGCTCCCCAAGTAAATGCTTCGGCGGATTACTCAGCCTCGGATTCGCCTTCGATCTCCTACTCTCGCCTCGAGTCGCCACCTGAACCCtatcaccaccaccaccattaTCAACCTCATCAACCTTCCTGTTACTCTCACCACCCAAACCCTTCTTCTCTGATGTAACTGCTTGACGACCAATCACACATCCCATTTCTCAAATCTACACTTCATCATCACCCTTAAACATCGCTACTAATCCACAATTACCAAAAATAATCACCGCATTAATTACTTAATCAATCATAAACATCAATGCAACTTTACTTACTAACCTTAAAAAACGATCCGAAATCTAAATCGAAATTGAAATGAAAAGGAAGTAGAAGGTTTGAATAGAGAGTGAGAGAGTGAGTTGGTATAAAGAATGGAGGAGAGTGAAAAGAGAGTGGTTGTTTGGAAATAAGGTGTGAGACAAGAAGAAAAAGAGGACTTACAACTCTCAAAATCAATTTCACAAATTACAATACAAAACTACTTGTTGTTGCTGCCTAAATTGATGGGTATTTGTAACGTAACGTAACTACTAAGGTAGCGACAATATATCCGTAATTCTTAATctttatattcatttttattacaCTTAACAATATTTGTCCTTTTGAGTTGGTAGTTATGCAAAAATATCGAATGGAAATATCAGATAAATTAATAGTTGCGTAAAGTCATCAGATGCAATTTAATTAGAGGTTTTCGATTCTGATTCACCTATGATATGTGACAGTGTTAAATCTTTAGAAGAgagttttttttattgttgattATAGTTATTTTCGATTTAGGAGATTAGTATTAATGTATTTATTGAAAAATTCCATGTATTAGTATTTTGATTTATCATGAGAGATGGTAAATGAGTAAAAAAGAAAAGTGTATGGAAGACAAGTTCAATTGTGTGTGAAGGCAAATAAGCGTGATGTAGGCTAATGTTGTGTGTTACGAGACAACTGACAACCCAACCCATGTGATCATCATACCATTTTTTTTTGGTGAATGCTTGCCATAGCTAATTAATGATACCATCTTCTAGTACtcttttgtttaaaattttttatttgttaaatataCTACTAACAAACCCATACATGCACGGGTTCTAGTATTAGATGCGCATTTGTTTCAAATGTATATTTTTCATAGAGGAAAAGAAATTTTTATATTAGAAGAAaagaaatttattaaaattttattgcatttattttttctttgccaaataataattatcatccataaaattattaacaaaataattgcattcaatagaatttgactataaataatagtCGTATGTTACAATTGAATAAATAATACACTTTttccgtatatatatatatatatatatatatatatatatatatatatatatatatatatatatatatatatatatatatatatatatttcttctatttagattgataacatatatttgtgaaatgacatcaataacaaataatttttctaatatcTATTTgtgcaaacattattttaatagtataaacttcattaatgacatatattaatataataatattttgaattatataaattaaagttaatgataagtgacacacatttttgtattttatccaataacacatcttttcaagtatatttttaaattcattttaattaaaatatttttttaaactaaaaatattattaCTTTCTTacaaaatattgtatcttaaaataaaaattatttcaaattatatttcttcgttattaatattcaattactaaagttaatttttaaaagttaaataatattttaaatgtaaattaacaatcttttaaaatgatcataataatattgttatcaaaaaataatttattggaatattttgattaataatttattaataataataatgtaataaaaagtgaaaggtgaaaagtgaaaagtgaaaagtgagttggaaagtgaaaagtgagaaagtgagaaagtgaaaaatgaaaagtgagttggaaagtgaaaagtgagttggaaaaaaccaacaaaaagacattttttgccctcaaatttataatttagactaagataacgaaagagtatttttgtgattttcataACAACAAATTTTCTTACATTATAGATTATTTGTTACTAGGAAAATCAAATTATTGGTAATATTGTTACCCAAATAGCGAACTTAATTATGACACTGTGGAATTGAGATTACACAAAGTTACTGTGCCAGCTGTTCTAGGGcagttagttttttttaaatgtatttttaaaataatttaaattttttaattgtttcagt
The Vicia villosa cultivar HV-30 ecotype Madison, WI linkage group LG6, Vvil1.0, whole genome shotgun sequence genome window above contains:
- the LOC131610633 gene encoding probable serine/threonine-protein kinase At1g54610, with the translated sequence MGCVIGRQAVTSEKKGLGGESNRKVDEVDNGGGGDRVQVATRGESRRSKANPRLSNPPKHLLGEQVAAGWPPWLTAVCGEALSGWIPRKADTFEKIDKIGQGTYSNVYKAKDSVTGKIVALKKVRFDNLEPESVKFMAREILILRRLDHPNVIKLHGLVTSRMTCSLYLVFDYMEHDLAGLAASPEIRFTEPQIKCYMNQLLSGLEHCHNRHVLHRDIKGSNLLVDNEGVLKIADFGLASFFDPNHRHPMTSRVVTLWYRPPELLLGATSYGVGVDLWSAGCILGELLAGKPIMPGRTEVEQLHKIYKLCGSPSDEYWKRSKLPNATLFKPREPYKRCIRETFKGFPPSALPLVDNLLAIDPVERKTASDALRSEFFMTEPYACDPSSLPKYPPSKEMDAKRRDDEMRRQRAANKTRADGSKKHRSRDRAVKAFHAPEANAELQSNIDRRRLITHANAKSKSEKFPPPHQDATLGVPLGSSHRIDPETIPADASFISTTYTYSKEPFQAWSGPIGNAADIGLPMRKKHIAGDVLDLSKSPKGILKDKFKGKGIIA